A window of Acinonyx jubatus isolate Ajub_Pintada_27869175 chromosome E4, VMU_Ajub_asm_v1.0, whole genome shotgun sequence contains these coding sequences:
- the MEX3A gene encoding RNA-binding protein MEX3A yields MPSLVVSGIMERNGGFGELGCFGGSAKDRGLLEDERALQLALDQLCLLGLGEPPAPTAGEDGGGGGGGAPAQPAAPPQPAPPPPPAAPPAAPPAAPAAQTPQPPTAPKGASDAKLCALYKEAELRLKGSSNTTECVPVPTSEHVAEIVGRQGCKIKALRAKTNTYIKTPVRGEEPVFMVTGRREDVATARREIISAAEHFSMIRASRNKSGAAFGVAPALPGQVTIRVRVPYRVVGLVVGPKGATIKRIQQQTNTYIITPSRDRDPVFEITGAPGNVERAREEIETHIAVRTGKILEYNNENDFLAGSPDAGLDSRYSEAWRVHPPGCKPLSTFRQNSLGCIGECAVDSGFEAPRLGEQGGDFGYGGYLFPGYGVGKQDVYYGVAETSPPLWAGQENATPTSVLFSSASSSSSSSAKARAAPPGAHRSPAASSAGPELAGLPRRPPGEPLQGFSKLGGGLRSPGGGRDCMVCFESEVTAALVPCGHNLFCMECAVRICERTDPECPVCHITATQAIRIFS; encoded by the exons ATGCCTAGTCTAGTGGTATCTggaataatggaaagaaatgggGGCTTTGGAGAACTAGGATGTTTCGGGGGAAGCGCTAAGGACCGAGGGCTGCTGGAAGACGAGCGCGCCCTTCAGCTGGCTCTCGATCAACTCTGCCTCCTGGGTTTGggggagccccccgcccccacggcgGGCGAGgacgggggaggtggggggggcggcgcCCCCGCGCAGCCGGCCGCCCCCCCGCAgccggccccgccgccgccgcccgcggcGCCCCCGGCCGCCCCGCCGGCGGCCCCCGCGGCGCAGACGCCCcagccccccaccgcccccaaaGGGGCCAGCGACGCCAAGCTCTGCGCTCTCTACAAAGAGGCCGAGCTGCGCCTGAAGGGCAGCAGCAACACCACCGAGTGTGTCCCCGTGCCCACCTCCGAGCACGTGGCCGAGATCGTGGGCAGGCAAG gCTGCAAGATTAAGGCTCTGAGGGCCAAGACCAACACGTACATCAAGACCCCGGTGCGCGGCGAAGAGCCCGTGTTCATGGTGACCGGGCGGCGGGAGGACGTGGCCACAGCCCGACGGGAAATCATCTCGGCGGCCGAGCACTTCTCCATGATCCGCGCCTCCCGCAACAAGTCGGGCGCCGCCTTCGGCGTGGCGCCGGCCCTGCCGGGCCAGGTGACCATTCGCGTGCGGGTGCCCTACCGCGTGGTGGGGCTGGTGGTGGGCCCCAAGGGGGCAACCATCAAGCGCATCCAGCAGCAGACCAACACGTACATCATCACGCCGAGCCGCGACCGCGACCCGGTGTTCGAGATCACGGGCGCCCCGGGGAACGTGGAGCGCGCGCGCGAGGAGATCGAGACGCACATCGCGGTGCGCACGGGCAAGATCCTCGAGTACAACAACGAGAACGACTTCCTGGCGGGGAGCCCCGACGCCGGCCTGGACAGCCGCTACTCCGAGGCCTGGCGGGTGCACCCGCCCGGCTGCAAGCCGCTCTCCACCTTCCGCCAGAACAGCCTGGGCTGCATCGGCGAGTGCGCGGTGGACTCCGGCTTCGAGGCCCCGCGCCTGGGCGAGCAGGGCGGGGACTTCGGCTACGGCGGCTACCTGTTCCCGGGCTACGGCGTGGGCAAGCAGGACGTGTACTACGGCGTGGCCGAGACCAGCCCCCCGCTCTGGGCGGGCCAGGAGAACGCCACGCCCACCTCGGTGCTCTTCTCCTCCGCCtcctcgtcgtcgtcgtcgtccgCCAAGGCCCGCGCCGCGCCGCCGGGGGCGCACCGCTCGCCCGCCGCCTCCTCCGCGGGGCCCGAGCTGGCCGGACTGCCCAGACGCCCGCCCGGAGAGCCGCTGCAGGGCTTCTCCAAACTGGGGGGCGGCCTGCGGAGCCCCGGCGGCGGGCGGGACTGCATGGTGTGCTTCGAGAGCGAGGTGACTGCCGCCCTCGTGCCCTGCGGACACAACCTGTTCTGCATGGAGTGTGCAGTACGCATCTGCGAGAGGACGGACCCGGAGTGTCCCGTCTGCCACATCACGGCCACGCAAGCCATCCGAATATTCTCCTaa